In Oryza glaberrima chromosome 8, OglaRS2, whole genome shotgun sequence, the following are encoded in one genomic region:
- the LOC127781242 gene encoding uncharacterized protein LOC127781242: MRWIAVSIAGNLFDGMQQGAAGQAGPSGGGGGGGGGGADRLSALPDAVLFRIVSHLRARQAVRTSVLSKRWRHVWASAPRVDVRHPCACDERADQERLHGFVTTMLLRRRPFAPIKALRLCWSHDGDANNWIAHAVRRGAEEIDFSARHHQDDPKPELEYTSFISHKIKILKLTRVRMGIKFIAQICYRCTFLEELELKNVNPLEGQIQSTSLKRLSIINCLISDGFLVDAPNLISLCFFRPLSGKSTEGANHSSDNRSWPFSASVWEFDDDGSDHDVDFFAIASGGEHFDDKRDNESDQDNGSSDEDSDDKRDQESDHDDDVPSSPYSDSKDSCDGNDSECESYESSDKEGDDLEDCDSNDMLENLIKVAKGLTAYHGEVLLRRQLENFPMFNNLKTLSLGEWCMVPDFSALSTILKKSPKVERLYLHLDMIHRGRGDIDPSGGSFACNNLKKVKITCCKDDEMVHMLEQFLQRNGISLEKIVHHTSSTHNGEEDGGGDSSAKRKAQGEVARLAVKQRRAQNSRSPE, translated from the exons ATGCGGTGGATCGCTGTTTCCATTGCAGGCAacctgttcgacggaatgcaGCAGGGAGCGGCGGGGCAGGCTGGGCCGtcgggtggtggcggtggaggcggtggcggtggcgcggaccGCCTCAGCGCGCTCCCGGACGCGGTGCTCTTCCGGATCGTGTCGCACCTGAGGGCGCGGCAGGCGGTGCGCACGAGCGTGCTCTCCAAGCGGTGGCGCCACGTGTGGGCGTCCGCGCCGCGCGTCGACGTCCGCCACCCCTGCGCCTGCGACGAGCGCGCCGACCAGGAGAGGCTCCACGGCTTCGTCACCACCATGCTCCTCAGGCGCCGCCCATTCGCCCCCATCAAGGCGCTCCGGCTGTGCTGGAgccacgacggcgacgccaACAACTGGATCGCTCATGCTGTCAGGCGTGGGGCCGAAGAAATCGATTTCTCCGCGAGGCATCACCAAGATGATCCGAAACCGGAGCTAGAGTACACGAGCTTCATTTCTCACAAGATCAAGATCTTGAAGCTGACGCGTGTCCGGATGGGCATCAAGTTTATCGCGCAGATCTGCTATAGGTGCACTTTTTTGGAAGAATTAGAGCTCAAGAATGTTAACCCACTTGAAGGGCAGATTCAATCGACCTCGCTGAAGCGCTTGTCTATCATCAACTGCCTTATCTCTGATGGATTTTTGGTTGATGCTCCGAACCTTATCTCGCTCTGCTTCTTCAGACCTCTCAGCGGTAAGAGCACGGAGGGAGCCAATCACTCGTCTGATAATAGGAGTTGGCCATTCTCAGCGTCAGTGTGGGAGTTTGATGACGATGGATCTGATCATGATGTTGATTTCTTTGCAATTGCTAGTGGTGGTGAACACTTTGATGATAAGAGAGACAATGAATCTGATCAAGACAATGGTTCTAGTGATGAAGACTCAGATGATAAGAGAGACCAAGAATCTgatcatgatgatgatgttcCCTCTTCCCCATATTCTGATTCTAAGGACTCCTGTGATGGCAATGACAGTGAATGCGAGTCTTATGAGTCCAGTGATAAGGAGGGTGATGATCTTGAAGATTGCGACAGCAATGATATGTTGGAAAACTTGATCAAGGTAGCTAAGGGCTTGACAGCTTATCATGGAGAG GTACTTCTGAGGAGGCAATTGGAAAATTTCCCCATGTTCAATAACCTGAAAACTCTGTCCCTTGGTGAATGGTGTATGGTTCCTGACTTCAGTGCTTTGTCAACCATACTTAAGAAATCACCTAAGGTAGAAAGGCTTTATCTTCACCTTGACATG ATCCACAGAGGAAGAGGGGACATCGATCCAAGTGGAGGATCATTTGCTTGCAACAACCTGAAGAAGGTTAAGATCACATGTTGTAAAGATGATGAAATGGTCCATATGCTGGAACAATTCCTCCAACGTAACGGCATATCACTTGAGAAGATTGTTCATCACACTTCTAGCACTCATAATGGCGAAGAAGACGGAGGCGGGGACTCCAGTGCGAAACGGAAGGCCCAAGGCGAAGTTGCGAGGCTAGCAGTGAAACAGAGGAGGGCGCAAAACAGTAGAAGCCCGGAGTGA